A window of the Henckelia pumila isolate YLH828 chromosome 3, ASM3356847v2, whole genome shotgun sequence genome harbors these coding sequences:
- the LOC140892955 gene encoding gamma-interferon-responsive lysosomal thiol protein-like: MASTRLIVVLGFISTCFLGMFWSLSEANNHVSALKDSSVVDSQDKVNLSVYYESLCPFCANFIVNHLVKIFQTDLIGIVNLRLVPWGNTQISPNTSWICQHGPDECQLDVVEACAIKEWPAVDTHFKFIHCVETLHLMNRHTDWQSCFGSTGLDPKPLEICYNSGLGYKLEKAYADETTGLNPRHRFVPWVVVNNQPLQEDFQKFADYICKAYRGNKKPEACKTSSFEIEATSSTPQVCYAA, translated from the exons atggCTTCCACGAGATTAATAGTTGTTCTTGGGTTCATTTCCACATGTTTTCTGGGAATGTTTTGGTCACTATCTGAAGCCAACAATCATGTTTCCGCATTGAAAGATTCATCTGTTGTTGATTCCCAAGACAAGGTTAACTTGTCTGTGTACTACGAATCCTTGTGCCCATTCTGCGCAAACTTCATCGTGAACCATCTGGTGAAGATTTTTCAGACAGATCTTATCGGCATTGTGAATCTCAGGCTAGTCCCTTGGGGCAACACACAGATTTCACCCAACACTTCTTGGATTTGTCAG CATGGTCCAGATGAGTGTCAACTAGATGTTGTGGAGGCCTGTGCTATTAAAGAATGGCCTGCTGTG GATACACACTTCAAGTTCATACACTGTGTGGAGACTCTACACTTGATGAACAGACACACAGATTGGCAATCTTGTTTCGGTTCCACCGGTTTGGATCCCAAGCCCCTCGAGATTTGCTATAACAGTGGGCTTGGCTATAAA CTTGAAAAAGCGTATGCGGATGAAACTACTGGTCTCAATCCTCGACACAGATTTGTGCCGTGGGTGGTTGTCAACAATCAACCTCTCCAAGAA GATTTCCAGAAATTTGCAGACTACATATGTAAAGCTTACAGGGGGAACAAGAAACCCGAGGCTTGCAAAACGAGTTCGTTCGAAATAGAAGCAACATCTTCCACACCTCAAGTTTGCTATGCTGCTTGA